One window from the genome of Populus alba chromosome 15, ASM523922v2, whole genome shotgun sequence encodes:
- the LOC118050946 gene encoding uncharacterized protein, translating into MALEWVAVAYAAGAEAIMLLLLTLPGLNPLRNGLLSVTKTLLKPFFSMLPICLFLVMDIYWKYETMSSCKTLNSCSPSENMRHQKSTIKSQRNALLVAAALFFYWLLYSVTKLIDRVEQLQIQIKRSTKND; encoded by the coding sequence ATGGCACTGGAATGGGTAGCGGTTGCCTATGCTGCTGGAGCAGAAGCCATCATGCTCCTCCTCTTAACCCTCCCAGGCTTAAACCCCTTACGCAATGGCCTTTTGTCTGTAACTAAAACCCTCTTGAAACCCTTCTTCTCAATGTTGCCAATCTGCCTCTTCTTGGTTATGGACATCTACTGGAAATATGAAACGATGTCCTCTTGTAAGACCCTCAATTCCTGCTCTCCATCGGAGAATATGCGCCACCAAAAGTCCACCATAAAGAGCCAACGCAACGCGCTTCTGGTTGCTGCAGCGTTGTTTTTTTACTGGCTCTTGTATTCTGTAACGAAGCTTATTGATCGCGTTGAGCAGTTGCAGATTCAGATCAAAAGGTCTACAAAAAATGATTGA